A window of the Tiliqua scincoides isolate rTilSci1 chromosome 5, rTilSci1.hap2, whole genome shotgun sequence genome harbors these coding sequences:
- the LOC136651317 gene encoding patched domain-containing protein 3-like encodes MDPNTYPITAERRPLVKVLRALGASVGAHPWPFLLLPLLLSGALGSGFIYLSSFNAYDMEGLYAPIRNPAKEDRRFIQAHFPTRDAERFSAQRLSTKGAFATFLAVATGDTLLTRVAFTELLALDKAVQGLRTPEHTFSQLCARSLGTCSSPNPLLSALQGEPARLEVLLPNLTWPLAFQGHVFLASFVGGVVLGPGRDKQERPLLAAKALRLLYYLQEDNPLQRKASELWLRNFLQHIPHVLGSLNFKSIKVAYFTSLSRQEMFEKRTKEVLPLLSIVYFLTVFLSIISCARQDCVRTKVWVAAFGVFSAGLSVLSSFGLLLFCGVPFFFTIAITPFLVLALSVHHVFILVSCWQQTKVKESVKDRMADTYAEAVVSVTITILTCVFSFFTAVRESFQSDLSFCIYTGTAFLFCYLYNLTFLGAILALNGRREESNRHWLTFMKVETEPQDSRGRVYNRCCIGGSFDEATGAEIEHPMNVFFRKHYGPFLMHSWSKVVVVVLYLLYLGSSIYGIVYGLIQDIEHQSPSYNSDFIQYYDWEEEYFSEYGPRIMVVVTKSIEYWDPSVRVDLEKCMESLENSPRVDKELSESWLKSYGSVALHTYLNMNNKNVFISNLTILFNTAPESQWDVNFSATEISTSRFYIQTVNVTTVADKRNLLRQLRRRARNCKMPVIVYHPAFIYSAWSEVVTDAREATFWAFVILNICVLLIPSPWSTMLLLLAALSIAFGLSGYMHYWGVGLYPLNVIFFIITLEFSVNFCGCIAYGFLASQEPEVNDKVVDVLYHFGYPVAQGAVSTILGVVVLSGATGYIFRTYFKVLFLVILLAAVHGLVFTPVFLTFCDVKQHGNKIDPGGTLQVSGQGAKQVSPSLTIWVRYVRKEQNHCKTVPPSPNLIKAVQKDIMVDGVKGG; translated from the exons ATGGATCCCAACACCTACCCCATAACCGCAGAGCGGCGGCCCCTGGTAAAGGTGCTGCGGGCCCTTGGAGCCTCTGTGGGAGCCCACCCATggcccttcctgctgctgcccttGTTGCTCTCGGGTGCACTGGGCTCCGGCTTTATCTATCTGAGCAGCTTCAATGCCTACGACATGGAGGGCCTGTACGCACCGATCAGGAACCCGGCCAAAGAGGATCGCCGCTTCATCCAGGCACACTTCCCGACCCGCGATGCTGAGCGTTTCTCGGCTCAGAGGCTGAGCACCAAAGGTGCCTTTGCCACCTTCCTGGCCGTTGCCACCGGAGACACGCTCCTCACCAGGGTGGCCTTCACCGAGCTGCTGGCACTGGACAAGGCAGTGCAAGGGCTCCGCACCCCTGAGCACACCTTCTCCCAGCTGTGTGCccgcagccttggcacctgcagCAGCCCTAATCCGCTCCTCAGTGCCCTGCAGGGTGAGCCAGCACGTCTCGAGGTGCTGCTGCCCAACCTCACTTGGCCACTTGCCTTCCAGGGCCATGTGTTCCTGGCATCCTTTGTGGGGGGCGTTGTGCTGGGCCCCGGACGAGATAAGCAGGAGCGCCCCCTCCTGGCAGCCAAAGCACTGCGGCTCCTGTATTACCTGCAGGAGGACAATCCTTTGCAGCGCAAGGCCAGTGAGCTCTGGCTGAGAAACTTCCTGCAGCACATCCCCCATGTATTGGGCTCATTGAACTTCAAATCCATCAAG GTGGCTTATTTCACTTCACTCTCCAGACAGGAAATGTTTGAAAAAAGAACTAAGGAAGTACTTCCTTTGTTGTCCATCGTGTATTTTTTAACAGTATTCCTTTCAATTATATCATGTGCAAG GCAAGACTGTGTGCGGACAAAAGTGTGGGTTGCAGCATTTGGAGTCTTCTCAGCAGGGCTCTCCGTGCTCAGCAGCTTTGGACTATTGCTCTTTTGTGGTGTGCCATTTTTTTTCACAATTGCAATCACACCATTTCTTGTACTTG CGCTTAGTGTTCATCACGTGTTCATCCTGGTGTCCTGCTGGCAGCAGACTAAAGTGAAGGAGAGCGTTAAAGATCGCATGGCTGACACCTACGCAGAGGCGGTTGTGTCAGTTACCATCACCATTCTTACCTGTGTTTTCTCTTTCTTCACTGCAGTTAGAGAGTCCTTCCAATCTGATCTATCATTTTGCATTTATACAGGCACAGCCTTCCTCTTCTGCTACCTCTACAACTTGACATTCTTAGGGGCTATTCTTGCTCTAAATGGTAGAAGAGAAGAAAGCAACAGACACTGGCTCACGTTCATGAAAGTTGAAACTGAGCCTCAAGATTCTCGTGGTCGTGTGTATAACAGGTGTTGCATTGGAGGCTCTTTCGATGAGGCCACTGGAGCAGAAATTGAACACCCCATGAATGTATTCTTTAGAAAGCATTATGGCCCTTTCCTTATGCATTCCTGGAGTAAAGTTGTGGTGGTTGTCCTGTATCTGCTGTACCTGGGTAGTAGTATTTATGGGATCGTTTATGGACTCATTCAAGATATAGAACATCAAAGTCCATCTTATAATTCTGATTTTATTCAGTATTATGATTGGGAAGAAGAATATTTTTCAGAGTATGGTCCAAGGATTATGGTTGTTGTAACCAAAAGTATAGAATACTGGGATCCATCTGTTCGTGTAGATCTTGAAAAGTGTATGGAGTCACTAGAAAACTCACCGCGTGTGGACAAGGAATTATCAGAGTCATGGTTGAAAAGTTATGGATCTGTTGCTTTACACACATATCTAAACATGAACAACAAGAATGTTTTCATTAGTAATTTAACTATTCTGTTCAACACAGCTCCAGAATCTCAATGGGATGTTAATTTTAGTGCCACAGAAATATCAACATCACGGTTTTACATACAGACGGTCAATGTTACAACTGTAGCTGATAAGAGAAACCTCTTGAGGCAACTGAGACGCCGTGCTAGAAATTGTAAGATGCCAGTAATAGTTTATCATCCAGCATTTATATACTCGGCTTGGAGCGAAGTTGTAACTGATGCCAGAGAAGCAACATTTTGGGCTTTtgtcattttaaatatttgtgtgTTGCTCATTCCCAGTCCTTGGTCCACCATGTTGCTCCTTTTAGCTGCTCTGTCTATTGCTTTTGGTTTATCTGGTTACATGCACTATTGGGGTGTCGGTCTATATCCCTTAAATGTAATCTTCTTTATTATTACCTTAGAGTTTTCAGTAAACTTCTGTGGTTGTATTGCTTATGGCTTTTTGGCAAGTCAGGAGCCTGAAGTGAATGACAAGGTAGTGGATGTTCTATACCACTTTGGTTATCCTGTTGCGCAGGGAGCTGTTTCCACCATTTTGGGAGTGGTTGTGCTGTCTGGGGCAACTGGTTACATCTTCAGAACCTATTTCAAGGTACTATTTCTGGTTATCTTGCTTGCGGCTGTTCATGGACTGGTATTTACTCCTGTGTTTTTAACATTCTGTG atgttaaacaacatgggaaCAAGATAGATCCCGGTGGCACCCTGCAAGTCAGTGGCCAGGGAGCCAAACAGGTGTCCCCCAGCCTCACCATCTGGGTCCGATATgtcaggaaggagcagaaccattgcaagacagtgcctccaagccccaacctgaTCAAGGCAGTCCAGAAGGACatcatggtcgatggtgtcaaagGCGGCTGA